In the genome of Malania oleifera isolate guangnan ecotype guangnan chromosome 5, ASM2987363v1, whole genome shotgun sequence, the window GTTTGACAGTACATCATGCTACTTGAGACATCAACATGCATGGAATTGATCATCCATGAAATCACCATTGTGTTGCAGCTTAACCAATCTTCATAAAGAGGAGATTCTAGACTTGGCTCAGCGTTTTTGCCATTAATGAAACCTAACTTCCTTTTTGTAGTGAGAGCTAATATCATAGCCCTTGACCAAGAGTAATAATTCTTCATTCCAAGCAGTGGTTGTGTAACCAAGATATTACCtggattttcatttgaattgaGAAAATATAGATTTGGAGAACTGGTCTCAGTGGTCGGTAGAGTAATATGATTTTTTTGATCATTTGATTCGGAGGATGCCATGGATGATGCTCCAAAACTTGATTGAAAATTCAAgcagaaaatgaaaagaaattagCTAGGAAATCATTGATTTTGTGCTAGCCCAAACTCTGAAccgtagctctgataccatgtaaaaaacTGAATGCTCTCTCTGATTTTATTGAATCAAGAATTGAGCAAAATACTGCAATGACACCTGATTGAATACATACCAACTATTTATATACAAGAGCTGgcaaaataaaatagaaaacaaaaatagatTCCCACTCTTTTGGAGGGAAAAATAGTTACAAGCTTATTCTACAGCTACTTATGGTTACAAGAGTTATATAACAACCTCATCTCCTCAAGCCACATGTTAGCAAAAACTTCATCACTCGTGTTTTGTTCTTGGATTATATTTTTGCCCTTCACTGCACTGATATCTCCAGCATTAATTTTTAACTTGTCAAATTTAACAGGTACATTTGCAACACTAGGTCCAAACCTAGTGTTTCATGCAAGAATCTAATATGTGGAGGTGTGCTATTAATATGTTTAAGAGAAATTACTTTGAGACAATGTGGAGGTGAAACAAATTAGGACTAAAAAGCAAGCATATAGATTTCAAACTTTAGAAAGCAACTTGTTATGAGTCCTCGAGCTGTTGAAGGGGGAATGTTGATAGACAACTAactccctctctctagattttttctcACTAGAATTCTCTATGCTCttcccattttattttattttattttatttttaaagaaaggcggcacctccatttatttatttattgataaccccttactttggcggaggaataccgtggttacatgacaatcaatgggagataacaaaagacaacacgttaaaaatctcccaaaaaacaacaccaacatctaGTAGAAAACCGGGATACAagaccaaacaaaacaaaacaaacctcacgcaacaaaacaaaacaaaagataaacaacataaagcataagctaaaaccaaaaggaaatcagctaaatatacctcatataagtcgtacccatcttctccaatttatataagTCATtactaactctagggagttgactactatttgtaaacaaactattcctccccatagcaccttgtcgagtcaagacatctgccactttattcccttctctataccaatgatttatcaaAAAATTTATGTTCTTCCCATTTATACATTCTTTACATTAAGACATCCACAAAGAAATAATATTGCCACATTGTGGAAGAAACGAAAAACTGGAAGCCTATTGCTTTGTTCACCTGCAATGGTTATAAATAGAAACAAAGGTCCTCCTCTAATGTGTAATATATACTAAGTGCTTATGATTGAGGGCATGAAATGTGAGTGATATCTATGTTTGAAGTGAAATAAAATTATGTGTGTAGGGTGTAGCAGGTATGAGCATTGGTGTTGGGTACCAAATTAAAGTGTGGGTAAAGGCTATATATACAAGTTTCTACTAcattaatactttttttttttccttctattagGTCTACCACTTGCAATTTTCAACATCTTTTGCTCACCATGCCCCTACTAGGATACTTTGTTAGGGTTTTACCCAACTTTCCATGTTGCTTTCTGTTTGTAAGTCAAGGAGGCATGGCCTTTTGCCCTTGAGAGGTTTCATATTCCATCTTGCACtggtgtgcctagtacttgaagtCCATGTGGATTGATTGGTAAAGGTCATACGAATGATGAAATAGTGGCAAATAAGGGAAAATTCTATGCCATTTACATATTCAGGTCAATTGCCCTTTGGTTGGGATAGGCTCCAACAATAACCTTTTCAAACAAACTTATCAAAACAAATTATCACTTTCAATAGTaccacaaaaagaaaaaaaaaagataaaaaaagagAGACAAATCTTCCTCCAAGATAACATGCAACTCTATCAACATGCATAGACACAACAGACATACGATACAACTTCATTAACATACGTGCATAGACATTGAATATCaattatcattctctatttctctctcttaCACGCATATGTTTGTATGACACTTCATGCAGCTAGTTGGCAAAATTGATATGCTTAACATAGAGAGAAATCACAGGGCTACAGCTTCATTATGCTTGGAGTCTGTTTGTGAGTTTCTTCTTTTGGATAGATTAGTATCTTGCGCACCATGGCCCGAAATTCCCTGTGGATGATGACACAGTGAGACTAAATTAGTGATGTTCGATATTTAGATCCATGATAGATTAAATGCTGAAGAAGGTCTcgggaaaaaaagaaagaaaaaaaaacatgcacacacacacaaacatactTCTGTTGAAATCATATTGTACTTAACTGCCAAGGGTAGCTTCCAATCAGCATCATGTCCCCTTCATTATCCCTGTAGGTTACATGCCAACCACACCCCCCGTCGATCAATCCACCATTGAATTCAAACATCTTGTCAAGCTCACAAATGAGTTCATCGTACCCATTGAAGTGTGTGAGGTCAACTGACCTTCCAAGTGCTGTTCCATGCTTGAGCACCTGGAAGGGGAATAGTATACATCACAACTTTTTCAGCTAGAGCATTAGTAAGCAATCAACCATACTAGATTGATTGTATGCAAGGAATCCGTTTCAAAGAATTATGACTTCTAAATTCTAATTGCTGCGCATCTTCAAACAACccttaaattctaaagaaaacgAATTATGAAAAGAGTTATAATTAAACCATATAACTTCAATGAGGCACCATTGTCTCAACCTCAAAAACAAGTATGTGCCTCTTTTAGGAATTTGAggaatgttaattttttttccctgtaATATAAATGATAAATCTTCTTTGAAGTTGATTTCACatgaaacataaataaaattCATCAATTTACCTTTGTGCAACTACGATTAGCGATGCAACAACAGTCCTCGCATTGCTTCTCTGGCAGGATGCTTGTGCCCTTTGATGGTTCTGAAACCTGTCTAGCTTCAGACATTATACTTGACTGAGACGTTAGGGGAATTGAACTAACATTATGCAGCTCACTATTGGCTTCAAATTGTGGTGAAGGGAGCTCAACCTGACTGTCATATATATTCACTCCAAAAAGTTTGTATTTGTCACAGCCAGGTTGAGCTCTATCTCCATCCTTCTCTCCAGAAGCCCTCCATTCCAGATACTCAGAATTAAAATTTGCAGCCAATGCACTTCTGCATACTCCAACAATATCATCCATTCCATAGGAGGTAAATATTGGGGACCAGGGACCAGCGAGTCCCATTCTGTCTGGATTTTTGCTGGAACACTGATAAAGGGGAGCATGAATTGGGAATGGCAGCTGATCATTCCCCACTCCCATCTGCATGTGACTCCAATTGGAACTTGGTGTAGGAGCTTCATGCGGTTTTAGTGGTGCTTCCAATGTACCCAACTCATGAGTGTCTGAGGCCGCGATTTCGTGACCATGTAAGACCCCTGAGTTATCCTGAGATCTATACCGCACTGAACTCTTCAATAATCCTGGTAATGAGAACAAAGGATTTTTGATCGGTTAGAGCATAATAGAAAATGATAGTGCATCATTCAAAATAGACAAAGAAATTATCAAGGAAATGAATCTCAGTACTAACCATCTCTGGCCATGGGAGAAAACCTTGAAGCTGATGGTTTAAGTGGACGGGGCTTTTTTGGTTGCGGTAGAATGGAAGTATGATTCTTGTTCTTGTTGGTAAATTCAATAGGCTCAACCTCCCAGGGGGAAATCCTTTCTGGGCGTACAGGTGCATCTGATTTGTCGTCCCACTGCACCTGAAAGGAGACAAAAAATAGTTTGAATGGAATGGATGAGTAAACAGAAAATATACCATGGAGTACACTTGAAGGGTCAGAAGACATTTTATGGCTTAAAGTTTGTTACCTTAAGACATCTCCACTCTGAACCAGGCCACCTAATGTGATCAATATCTTCAATACCAACAACAGTTCCAACATATCTGTTTAATACAATGACTAAGATTAGTATGAATAATAAGAGATAAGAAATGCAACAATAAATTCTTTTCCCAGAAAATATTATATCAATCCTAGCATTGCATATTAAACCCTTTAATCATTCCTCAAGTCCACCAGATAGTTTGGCTCAGACAAGTCACTTGGTTCTATGATTGGTGCAGACAAGAACGACAAATATATAACCACCAAAAAAGTTTTAGCCGCAGCATAGCTTGGCTCAGACAAGTCACTTGGTTCTATGATTGGTGCATACAAGAACGA includes:
- the LOC131156530 gene encoding auxin response factor 4-like isoform X3; the encoded protein is MLNGSRNANATTAPSEKEEDQLYTALWHACAGPLVSVPRIGEKVFYFPQGHMEQLEAYANQDSMTEMPIYNLSPKILCKVVNVLLEAETYSDEVYAQIMLLPVDKLEESDEENETPRPQPQPIRSSFFTKILTPSDTSSHGGFSVPKRQADECLPPLDMSQQPPVQELVATDLHGFEWRFRHIYRGQPKRHLLTSGWSTFVTSKKLVAGDACIFIRGENEELRVGIRHVTELYNSAPTALLSGQSMQHGILASAVYAISARSMFTVYYRPWTCPSEFIIPCSKFIKAAENYFSVGTRFRMAFEGEESKEQRYVGTVVGIEDIDHIRWPGSEWRCLKVQWDDKSDAPVRPERISPWEVEPIEFTNKNKNHTSILPQPKKPRPLKPSASRFSPMARDGLLKSSVRYRSQDNSGVLHGHEIAASDTHELGTLEAPLKPHEAPTPSSNWSHMQMGVGNDQLPFPIHAPLYQCSSKNPDRMGLAGPWSPIFTSYGMDDIVGVCRSALAANFNSEYLEWRASGEKDGDRAQPGCDKYKLFGVNIYDSQVELPSPQFEANSELHNVSSIPLTSQSSIMSEARQVSEPSKGTSILPEKQCEDCCCIANRSCTKVLKHGTALGRSVDLTHFNGYDELICELDKMFEFNGGLIDGGCGWHVTYRDNEGDMMLIGSYPWQEFRAMVRKILIYPKEETHKQTPSIMKL
- the LOC131156530 gene encoding auxin response factor 4-like isoform X1, translated to MEGLPSTSLSLMLFSQLPSMYVIIMSNKVKLASVGSQKLLPLFPRKSLFFFGLMEAFCWMLNGSRNANATTAPSEKEEDQLYTALWHACAGPLVSVPRIGEKVFYFPQGHMEQLEAYANQDSMTEMPIYNLSPKILCKVVNVLLEAETYSDEVYAQIMLLPVDKLEESDEENETPRPQPQPIRSSFFTKILTPSDTSSHGGFSVPKRQADECLPPLDMSQQPPVQELVATDLHGFEWRFRHIYRGQPKRHLLTSGWSTFVTSKKLVAGDACIFIRGENEELRVGIRHVTELYNSAPTALLSGQSMQHGILASAVYAISARSMFTVYYRPWTCPSEFIIPCSKFIKAAENYFSVGTRFRMAFEGEESKEQRYVGTVVGIEDIDHIRWPGSEWRCLKVQWDDKSDAPVRPERISPWEVEPIEFTNKNKNHTSILPQPKKPRPLKPSASRFSPMARDGLLKSSVRYRSQDNSGVLHGHEIAASDTHELGTLEAPLKPHEAPTPSSNWSHMQMGVGNDQLPFPIHAPLYQCSSKNPDRMGLAGPWSPIFTSYGMDDIVGVCRSALAANFNSEYLEWRASGEKDGDRAQPGCDKYKLFGVNIYDSQVELPSPQFEANSELHNVSSIPLTSQSSIMSEARQVSEPSKGTSILPEKQCEDCCCIANRSCTKVLKHGTALGRSVDLTHFNGYDELICELDKMFEFNGGLIDGGCGWHVTYRDNEGDMMLIGSYPWQEFRAMVRKILIYPKEETHKQTPSIMKL
- the LOC131156530 gene encoding auxin response factor 4-like isoform X2; this encodes MKAFCWMLNGSRNANATTAPSEKEEDQLYTALWHACAGPLVSVPRIGEKVFYFPQGHMEQLEAYANQDSMTEMPIYNLSPKILCKVVNVLLEAETYSDEVYAQIMLLPVDKLEESDEENETPRPQPQPIRSSFFTKILTPSDTSSHGGFSVPKRQADECLPPLDMSQQPPVQELVATDLHGFEWRFRHIYRGQPKRHLLTSGWSTFVTSKKLVAGDACIFIRGENEELRVGIRHVTELYNSAPTALLSGQSMQHGILASAVYAISARSMFTVYYRPWTCPSEFIIPCSKFIKAAENYFSVGTRFRMAFEGEESKEQRYVGTVVGIEDIDHIRWPGSEWRCLKVQWDDKSDAPVRPERISPWEVEPIEFTNKNKNHTSILPQPKKPRPLKPSASRFSPMARDGLLKSSVRYRSQDNSGVLHGHEIAASDTHELGTLEAPLKPHEAPTPSSNWSHMQMGVGNDQLPFPIHAPLYQCSSKNPDRMGLAGPWSPIFTSYGMDDIVGVCRSALAANFNSEYLEWRASGEKDGDRAQPGCDKYKLFGVNIYDSQVELPSPQFEANSELHNVSSIPLTSQSSIMSEARQVSEPSKGTSILPEKQCEDCCCIANRSCTKVLKHGTALGRSVDLTHFNGYDELICELDKMFEFNGGLIDGGCGWHVTYRDNEGDMMLIGSYPWQEFRAMVRKILIYPKEETHKQTPSIMKL